A stretch of the Neofelis nebulosa isolate mNeoNeb1 chromosome 1, mNeoNeb1.pri, whole genome shotgun sequence genome encodes the following:
- the PTGER4 gene encoding prostaglandin E2 receptor EP4 subtype codes for MSTPGVNASASSTPDRPNSPVTIPAVMFIFGVVGNLVAIVVLCKSRKEQKETTFYTLVCGLAVTDLLGTLLVSPVTIATYMKGQWPGGEALCEYSTFILLFFGLSGLSIICAMSIERYLAINHAYFYSHYVDKRLAGLTLVAVYASNVLFCALPNMGLGSSRLQYPDTWCFIDWTTNVTAHAAFSYMYAGFSSFLILATVLCNVLVCGALLRMHRQFMRRTSLGTEQHHAAGPLAVPWAPCRGNPAAASPALPRLSDFRRRRSFRRIAGAEIQMVILLIATSLVVLICSIPLVVRVFINQLYQPRLVPEISKNPDLQAIRIAAVNPILDPWIYILLRKTVLSKAIEKIKCLFCRIGGSRRDRSGQHCSDSRRTSSAMSAHSRSFLSRELKEISSTSQTLLYMPDLGENGLGLGGRNLLPGVPGMGLAQTDTTSLRTLRISETSDSSQGQDSESVLLVDEVSGSSRSGPAPKGNSLQVTFPNETLNLSEKCI; via the exons ATGTCCACCCCTGGGGTCAATGCGTCCGCCTCCTCTACCCCCGACCGTCCCAACAGCCCGGTGACCATCCCGGCGGTGATGTTCATCTTCGGGGTGGTGGGCAACCTGGTGGCCATTGTGGTGCTGTGCAAGTCGCGCAAGGAGCAGAAGGAGACGACCTTTTATACGTTGGTTTGCGGACTGGCCGTCACCGACCTGCTGGGCACGTTGCTGGTAAGCCCGGTGACCATCGCCACATACATGAAGGGCCAGTGGCCCGGAGGCGAAGCGCTCTGCGAGTACAGCACCTTCATCCTGCTCTTCTTCGGCCTGTCGGGCCTCAGCATCATCTGTGCCATGAGTATCGAGCGCTACCTGGCCATCAACCACGCCTACTTCTACAGCCACTACGTGGACAAGCGGCTGGCGGGCCTCACGCTTGTCGCGGTCTATGCGTCCAACGTGCTCTTCTGCGCGCTGCCCAACATGGGCCTGGGCAGCTCGCGGCTGCAGTACCCGGACACCTGGTGTTTCATCGACTGGACCACCAACGTGACGGCGCACGCCGCCTTCTCCTACATGTACGCGGGCTTCAGCTCCTTCCTCATTCTCGCCACGGTGCTCTGCAACGTGCTCGTGTGCGGCGCGCTGCTCCGCATGCACCGCCAGTTCATGCGCCGCACCTCGCTGGGCACCGAGCAGCACCACGCGGCGGGTCCCTTGGCCGTGCCCTGGGCCCCCTGCCGGGGCAACCCGGCCGCCGCCTCCCCCGCCCTGCCGCGCCTCAGCGACTTTCGCCGCCGCCGGAGTTTCCGCCGCATCGCGGGTGCCGAGATCCAGATGGTCATCTTACTCATCGCCACCTCCCTGGTGGTGCTCATCTGCTCCATCCCTCTCGTG GTACGGGTGTTCATCAACCAGTTATATCAGCCACGTTTGGTGCCAGAAATCAGCAAAAACCCAGATTTGCAGGCCATCCGAATTGCTGCTGTGAACCCCATCCTGGACCCCTGGATATATATCCTTCTGCGGAAGACCGTGCTCAGCAAAGCAATCGAGAAGATTAAATGCCTCTTCTGCCGCATCGGCGGGTCCCGCAGAGACCGTTCCGGACAGCACTGCTCAGACAGCAGAAGGACATCTTCCGCCATGTCTGCTCACTCTCGCTCCTTCCTCTCGCGAGAGCTGAAGGAGATCAGCAGCACATCTCAGACCCTCCTTTACATGCCGGACCTCGGTGAAAATGGTCTCGGTCTCGGAGGCAGGAATCTGCTTCCGGGTGTACCCGGCATGGGCCTGGCCCAAACAGACACCACCTCACTGAGGACTTTGCGAATATCGGAGACTTCGGACTCCTCCCAGGGGCAGGATTCAGAGAGTGTTTTACTGGTGGACGAGGTCAGTGGGAGTAGCAGGTCTGGCCCTGCCCCAAAGGGGAACTCTCTGCAAGTCACATTTCCCAATGAAACGCTGAACTTAtcagaaaaatgtatatag